One window of Cryobacterium arcticum genomic DNA carries:
- a CDS encoding AI-2E family transporter — MKIQNAFRLGLVGTLGVGVGVLILSSVVSLSTIITYVGAALFLALGLDPAVSWLEKKKFPRWAAILTVLVAVLGVLTGVIFAIVPIIVDQVAKLSERIPDLITSVNTSTFLDDVQKQFPALDVQKLVGSVTDYLGGNLTTITGAIVASGVAIVTGLFGGLIILILTLYFTASLNSIKRATYQLVPASKRERFADLSEQITTAVGRFIVGQGALAACNGVLSFIFLSIIGAPFPALLAVIAFLFSLIPLVGTITGSVLIVATCMIPGIGSSWLTVLVAGIYYLVYMQVEAYVLSPNIMNRAVAVPGAVVVVAALAGGSLLGILGALIAIPVAASVIMIIKQVVIPRQNEL; from the coding sequence GTGAAGATCCAAAACGCCTTCCGTCTGGGCCTGGTCGGCACCCTGGGTGTCGGAGTCGGCGTGCTGATCCTCAGCTCCGTCGTGTCGCTGTCCACGATCATCACCTACGTGGGCGCCGCACTGTTCCTCGCGCTGGGCCTCGACCCGGCCGTGTCGTGGTTGGAGAAGAAGAAGTTCCCGCGTTGGGCGGCCATCCTCACGGTCCTGGTGGCCGTGCTGGGCGTTCTCACCGGCGTGATCTTCGCGATCGTGCCGATCATCGTCGATCAGGTTGCCAAGCTCTCCGAGCGAATCCCGGACCTGATCACCTCGGTGAACACCTCGACCTTCCTCGATGACGTGCAGAAGCAGTTCCCCGCCCTGGACGTGCAGAAGCTGGTGGGATCGGTCACCGACTACCTCGGCGGCAACCTCACCACCATCACGGGCGCTATCGTCGCTTCGGGTGTTGCCATCGTGACCGGCCTGTTCGGTGGACTGATCATCCTGATCCTCACGCTGTACTTCACGGCGTCACTGAACAGCATCAAGCGCGCCACCTACCAGCTGGTTCCCGCCTCCAAGCGCGAGCGGTTCGCCGACCTCAGCGAGCAGATCACCACGGCCGTCGGGCGCTTCATCGTGGGGCAAGGGGCTTTGGCCGCCTGCAACGGCGTGCTCAGCTTCATCTTCCTCTCCATCATCGGCGCGCCCTTCCCGGCACTGCTCGCGGTGATCGCCTTCCTGTTCTCGCTGATCCCGCTGGTGGGCACCATCACGGGCTCCGTGCTGATCGTGGCGACCTGCATGATCCCCGGCATCGGCAGCTCCTGGCTCACCGTGCTCGTGGCCGGCATCTACTACCTGGTCTACATGCAGGTGGAGGCGTACGTGCTCAGCCCCAACATCATGAACCGCGCGGTCGCCGTTCCCGGCGCCGTCGTGGTCGTCGCCGCCCTCGCCGGCGGTTCACTGCTCGGCATCCTGGGCGCGCTCATCGCCATCCCGGTGGCCGCGTCGGTCATCATGATCATCAAGCAGGTCGTCATCCCCCGCCAGAACGAGCTCTAG
- a CDS encoding alpha/beta hydrolase, translated as MAGPVEIRGGIELPAVREHIELHTGDGLTLVGELATPLHRPAVATLVTLHPLPTSGGFMDSHILRKAASRLPALADLAVLRFNTRGTTSPRGTSQGSFGHGQTERDDVAAAMAFVAERGLPNPWLVGWSFGTELALKYGLEHPIAGAILLSPPLHRATDAEVAAWAGNPRKLVVLVPELDDYLRPDEARARFASVPDARLIAVDGGKHLWVGENQTRRVLNEIVSVVNPAKAPLPDEWAGEL; from the coding sequence ATGGCCGGACCGGTCGAGATCCGCGGCGGTATCGAACTGCCCGCCGTGCGGGAACACATCGAGTTGCACACCGGTGACGGGTTGACCCTGGTGGGGGAGCTCGCGACCCCGCTGCACCGTCCGGCCGTGGCGACCCTCGTGACGCTGCATCCGCTGCCCACCAGCGGTGGATTCATGGACTCGCACATCCTGCGGAAGGCCGCCAGCCGGTTGCCCGCCCTGGCCGACCTGGCAGTGCTCAGGTTCAACACCCGCGGCACCACGTCCCCCCGCGGAACCAGCCAGGGCAGTTTCGGGCACGGGCAGACCGAACGTGACGATGTGGCCGCCGCCATGGCCTTCGTGGCGGAGCGGGGCCTGCCCAATCCGTGGTTGGTCGGCTGGTCGTTCGGCACCGAGTTAGCCCTCAAGTATGGCCTCGAGCACCCCATTGCGGGCGCGATCCTTCTGTCGCCGCCCCTGCACCGGGCGACGGATGCGGAGGTGGCGGCCTGGGCGGGAAACCCGCGGAAGCTCGTCGTCCTGGTTCCAGAACTCGACGACTACCTGCGCCCGGACGAGGCGCGGGCTCGCTTCGCGAGCGTGCCGGACGCGCGGTTGATCGCCGTGGACGGCGGCAAGCACCTGTGGGTCGGGGAGAACCAGACCCGACGGGTGCTCAATGAGATCGTGTCCGTGGTCAACCCGGCCAAGGCGCCGCTGCCCGACGAGTGGGCCGGGGAGCTCTAG
- a CDS encoding lytic transglycosylase domain-containing protein has product MVRPRSRGHAALSLFAFSAAAAFVLVTVVDPYSGATASPYFQVPGATSDRYQGAAAQSLLVASSVENTVIVDGYTVTEPEPEPAPVVIAPASSSSSSSYSAAAAAVPDPGSAQAYAYGAVAARGWGEDQYSCLVSLWNKESGWRVNAANPSGAYGIPQALPGSKMSSAGSDWETSAATQIEWGLGYISGRYGTPCGAWGHSVDVGWY; this is encoded by the coding sequence GTGGTCCGCCCGCGGTCCCGCGGCCACGCCGCCCTGTCTCTGTTCGCGTTCTCCGCGGCTGCCGCGTTCGTCCTGGTGACCGTCGTCGACCCCTACTCCGGCGCCACCGCGTCGCCGTACTTCCAGGTGCCCGGCGCAACGTCGGACCGGTACCAGGGTGCGGCCGCCCAGTCGCTGCTCGTGGCGAGCAGCGTGGAGAACACGGTCATCGTGGACGGGTACACCGTCACCGAACCCGAGCCCGAGCCGGCTCCCGTCGTGATCGCACCGGCGTCCTCGTCCTCGTCCTCCTCGTACAGCGCCGCCGCTGCTGCGGTGCCCGACCCCGGATCTGCCCAGGCCTACGCGTACGGAGCAGTCGCCGCCCGTGGCTGGGGAGAAGACCAGTACAGCTGCCTCGTCTCGCTCTGGAACAAGGAATCCGGCTGGCGCGTGAATGCCGCCAACCCGAGCGGCGCCTACGGCATCCCGCAGGCCCTGCCCGGGTCGAAGATGTCCAGCGCCGGCTCCGACTGGGAGACCAGCGCCGCCACCCAGATCGAATGGGGCCTGGGCTACATCAGTGGGCGCTACGGCACCCCCTGCGGCGCCTGGGGCCACTCGGTCGACGTCGGCTGGTACTAG
- a CDS encoding DivIVA domain-containing protein has product MSTTFPRSSKKAPGYNLKQVEEFLESTRQAYDGADGPDQLTSADIRHTAFSMQKGGYSPEHVDAALERLEDAFALRERERATSEAGSQAWLEEARSTAQVLINRLGRPDGHRFSRTSIFSSGYNRADVDSLSAKLVSYFQDGTTVTVDDVRTAVFRPQRAGYREAQVDLVLDSVVDVMLAVR; this is encoded by the coding sequence GTGAGCACAACGTTTCCGCGATCCAGCAAGAAGGCCCCCGGCTACAACCTCAAGCAGGTTGAAGAGTTCCTCGAGTCGACCCGCCAGGCGTACGACGGCGCGGACGGTCCGGACCAGCTGACCAGCGCCGACATCCGCCACACCGCGTTCAGCATGCAGAAGGGCGGATACTCGCCCGAACACGTGGACGCCGCGCTCGAGCGCCTCGAAGACGCATTCGCGCTGCGGGAACGCGAACGCGCCACCAGCGAGGCCGGGTCACAGGCCTGGCTCGAGGAGGCGCGCAGCACGGCGCAGGTTCTCATCAACCGGCTCGGCCGGCCGGACGGTCACCGGTTCTCACGAACGAGCATCTTCAGCTCGGGCTACAACCGAGCGGATGTCGACAGCCTGTCGGCCAAGCTCGTCAGCTACTTCCAGGACGGGACCACCGTCACCGTCGACGACGTGCGCACGGCAGTGTTCCGGCCCCAGCGTGCAGGCTACCGCGAGGCTCAGGTGGACCTGGTTCTGGACAGCGTCGTCGACGTCATGCTCGCCGTTCGGTGA